The genomic stretch TCATACTCGTCGCTGTCTGGCTTGCGATCATGCTTGGCTTCAAAGGCATCGACCTGCTGGTCGATTGCCGTATTGAGCAACATCGCCAGATAGGTCGGAGCCGGACCATTGATGGTCATTGACACCGAAGTCTGACGGCTGCAAAGATCAAAGTCGCTGTATAGTACCTTCATATCGTCCAGTGTCGCGACTGATACACCGGAATTGCCGACTTTTCCATAGATGTCGGGGCGCTCATCCGGGTCAAACCCGTACAGGGAGACCGAATCAAATGCAGTCGACAGTCGTTTCGCCGCTGAATGCTCCGACAGCAACTTGAAACGTCGGTTGGTCTTATGCGGTCCGCCTTCACCTGCAAACATTCGCGTCGGATCTTCGTCCTTTCGCTTGAACGAAAATACCCCACCCGTATAAGGAAAGCTACCCGGCAGATTTTCCCGCATGAGCCAACTGAGCAAGTCGCCATGGTCATGAAAGTGCGGCACGGAAATCTTCGGAATTCTGGTACCCGAAATGGTTTCGTAAAACATTTTCGGTGCGTCCCTGACATTCGATTGCGACATCTCGAATCTCACGGCATCGACACGCTGCGGCCATTGCTTGATCAATTCGGCCGCGTCGGTATCCAGCAACAGCTCGCGTTCGTCGGCAAGGCCCGCCAATGCCGACGGATCGCCGACGTCCGCTTCCCTCAACATCTGGACACAAGCCCGCAACTGTTGAATCTCACGTGCGAGTTGCGAAAGCGATTCCACTTTTTTGTGATAATCCCGCACCGTCTCAACAATTTCACCCAGATATCCAATTCGAGACGGAGGAATGATACTGTGCCGGTCCGATGAGACCTTGGATGTGAGTTCCGCGGGGAATGTATCGCTGTTTCTCGGCACATCCAACAGTTTGACAATCTTCTGAAAAAGAGCGGTCACACCGTCATCGCTGAATCTCGAGGATATTGTTCCGTAAACTGGCATCGACTGCGCTGGCCGATCGAAAGCCGCCTGATTTCGCTGCACCTGCTTGCACACGTCCCGATAGGCGTCCTGCGCACCTTTTGCGTCGAACTTGTTGATGACCACCAAGTCGGCAAAATCAAGCATGTCTATCTTTTCCAGCTGACTTGCCGAACCGAATTCCGGAGTCATTACGTAAACGGTTTTGTCGACATAGGGGACAACGGAAGAGTCACCCTGGCCAATTCCGGGTGTTTCGACGACGACCAGATTGAAGCCCCAAATTGAGCATGCCCTGATCACATCGTTCAGAAATGAGGGGATCGCACCTCCGGCGTTACGGGTGGCGAGTGAGCGAACAAATACCTGCGAGGAGTCTATCGCGTTCAACCTGATGCGATCGCCGAGCAAAGCGCCGCCGGTCTTTTTTCGTGTCGGATCTACTGCAAGAATCGCAATTCTGGTGTCAGGTTCGCAATACAGTCGAAATCTCTGAACCAGCTCATCGGTGAGCGATGACTTGCCTGATCCGCCTGTACCGGTAATACCGAGAACCCGCGGCACGCTCACCTGCTCGCGGTGTGCGTCCAAATAGGCGATGGCTTGTGGATCACCGCGCTCGATGGCACTGATCAGCAGTGCCAGATCTCTGGTATCGTCGCAGTCCAGGCTGTCTGCGGTCAAAGGATGGGATATGGTTGAATCACTCCGACATCGGTCGATCATGTCGTCAACCATGCCTTGCAGGCCGGACTTCTGGCCATCGCCGGGAGAGTAAATCCGCGCAACACCATAATCGTGCAGCTCGCGAATCTCATCTGGAACTATAACACCGCCGCCGCCACCGAAAACCTTGATGTCCCTGCGACCGCATTCCTCAAGCATATCAATGATGTACTTGAAAAACTCGATGTGTCCGCCCTGGTATGAGCTGACCGCAATACCGTCGGCGTCCTCCTGGATCGCAGTCGAGACAATTTCCCTGACCGAACGGTTATGACCCAGATGAACAACCTCAACACCCGAAGACTGCAAGATTCGACGGATGACGTTGATTGAGGCATCATGACCATCGAACAGGCTGGTGGCCGTCACAAATCTCAATGGGATCTGTGTTTCGTCGGTGTCATGAACGAGTCTGATTCTTTCGGCGGAGATCGCCATCATTCTGTCTGTTCGGTAATCCAAAATTCGCAAAGTCCTGACATCGCTGTAATTGACCGCCTTGAGGTCGACGAACACCATCAAATCTTCGCCGACATTGACGGAACAACCAAAGATTGCCGGTAAATTGCCTGTTCCGCTATTTTATCAGATTGGCTCAGACCTTCTGAATTCGACCATAGGCTGGGATTATCCCCAGCAATGCATCAGAGCCTGCTGCGCAGTGATTGACGGAATTCCCGGTACCGGTGTATCTGTGACAAGAGTCACTCCTGTATCGAAAAAGTCAAGGCCTGGTGTGTTGTCTGGCATCTTGCCATTTTTGACGAAATTGACCACCGCTTCAATGCCGTAGACCGCCATCCGCTGCGGAAACTGCATCACCGTGGCGTTGAGTTCACCATCGGCAACCTTGTTGACTCCATCACAACCACCGTCTATCGAAACGATTACCGCATCGTCGTCCACCTTCGATTCCTGAAGTGCTGCGTAGGCTCCGGCTGCAGCCGGCTCATTGATCGCATATACCAGATCGATTTGCGGATTGTTCTGAAGTAATGACTGCATCACGCTTCGACCACCTTCCTCAGAGCCGAAAGTCGCACCGCTGCCAACGATGCGTTCGTCATCTTCATCGTACATGGTTCCAGGGTCCCGAATGCCAACTCCGAAACCACTCAGGAACCCCTGATTGCGTAACAGGTCCACCGTGACATTCGTACCTGCCCCATCAAGCGTTACGACGTTCGCGTTCTTGGCCGCACTGCCCATATACGCTTTTGCCCACATGCCGATCAACTCACCGGCCCTGAAGTTATCGGTGGCAAACGTCGCGTCGGCAAGCTGCGTTGGTTCGAATAGCGTATCAATAGCAATGACAATCACACCTGCTTGGCGCGCCTTGCTGACCGCGTCGGCAAGAGCCGCCGGATCTGAAGGTGAAATCAGAATACCTGCAACACCGGCATCAACCAGAGTCTCTATCGCTTCAATCTGTTTGGCGGAGTCACCATCATATTCGCCTGCAAATGTATAAATCTTGATACCGAGCTCGTCTGCGTGATGCAGTACAGTGTCTTTGATTTCCACAAAAAATGGATTGTCCTCAGTCTTGGTGACCAATCCGATTATCGGATCTGCAGCCATACCAACAGACGCAAGCAGACTGCACGCCAATCCCACTGCGATCAGAATTTCATTCGCGAATCTGTTCATGAACATGCGGCGTCAATAACCTGCTTGCCTGAACTGCCTGGTAATATCCATAAGACCGTCATTTGAAATGTGCGTATGTATTTTACAGCAACCCAATCAGTCCCCTGAATGCGGCTGTTGTTCGGGTTTCGGATGGTGTACCGCGGCTCACAGACACAATCGAATGCGCATGCGGTCGGTGCGATTTGGTTCTGGATTTGGTTCTGGTAATACGATCTGCGCTACCCGATAATAGATGGTCGGACAGTTGCCTGTTCTTCCGACTGCCGCTCTCAACGGTATTTGAGCGAAATCAGTTGCAATCGAACAAGAATGCAAAATTCCTGCCCGCTGCATTAACAAGACAACAGCACAACATGACAATCGAACAAGCGCTTTTTCGAAGAGTTGGCCAATTCTGCGAAAGTATGGGAACGAAACTGCCGGTTTTGCTGGCGCCGATGGCGGGTGCCTGCCCGCCGGAACTCTCGATCAGTGTGGCCAATGCCGGTGGTCTTGGTGCGTGTGGCGTGCTCCTGATGAGTCCTGAGCAAATTGTCCAATGGTGCAGTGACTTCAGGGCTTCGAGCGACGGACCTTTTCAACTCAATAACTGGATTCCCGACCCTGCGCCAGTTCGCGACGATTGCGAGGAAAGACGGGTGGTGGACTTTCTGAGTCAATTCAGTGGTGAGACCCAACCTGAAGTCGCCGAAATCACCGCGCCCGAATTCAATGCTCAGTGTGATGCCATGCTTGAGTCCAAGCCGCGTGTGATCTCAAGCATCATGGGGATCTATCCGGATGAATTCATCACGCGAATGAAGTCACAGGGGATACTCTGGTTTGCCACCGTGACGACAGTGGCAGAAGCGCTCGAGGCACAACAGGCAGGGGCTGATGTGATCGTCGCTCAGGGCGTTGAGGCGGGCGGCCACCGAGGCACTTTCAGGGCACAAGATGCACAACAGTCACTCGCCGGGCTGTTCTCCCTGATTCCCGCCATCGCAGACTCGGTGCATTTGCCAATTGTAGCGACCGGTGGAATTGCAGACGCCCGGGGAGTTGCGGCGGCACTGATGCTCGGTGCCTCGGCAGTGCAAATCGGCACTGGCTTTTTGCGTTGCCCGCAGGCGGCCATTCCGTCGGCGTGGGCTGACGAGATAGGAAAATCGGCTCCTGATGGCACGATGCTCACACGGTCATTTACCGGCAGGCTGGGACGATCGATCGCGACGGCCTACACCAAAGCCTCAGCCGCATCGGATGCGCCCGATCCCCGACCGTATCCCGTACAGCGGGCGCTCACCAAACAGATGACGACCGCAGGGCGTCGCGACAACGATCTGGACAGGATTCAGGCTTGGGCAGGCCAGTCAGCCTCTCTGGCAAGGGCGGTTGCAGCGGACAAGCTGACTCGCGATTTATGGAACGGGGCTTTGAACCTTCTGGCCTGAAGCGGGTTAAGGCTGTGGCAATTTTGTCAGTCAGCGAGTTCGCCACTGGGAACAGTCAAATCCGATACAAGTACTGTTGACGCAGATCAGCTGCCACTGCCGGTACCGATTGACAGGCTGTGTGATCTGTAGATTATCTGACACGGTTGTTTAGGGTATATTGATTGACTTCGAACGTTGGAAATCAGTCGACGATAAGTAAAATGACAAATAACTTCAAAGCATTGAATCCGGACTACGAGTCCAAGGTACGACAGAGTTTCGTCGAACAGGGAATCATGAAGCTGATGGGAGCGACGATCCGCGACGTCGGGCCCGGACGCTGTATAATCGAATTGCCGTTCAACGAAAAACTGACTCAGCAAGATGGGTTCTTTCACGCAGGAGCAACCAGTACGATCGCTGACTCAGCAGGTGGATACGCAGCATTGACGCTGATGCCGGCCGATAGCCAGACCTTGACCGTGGAATTCAAAATCAATCTGCTGGTACCGGCTTCAGGCGACAGGCTTTGCGCAGAAGCGACAGTGATCAAAGCCGGCAAGACCTTGACCGTATCGAACATTGAGGTGTTCTCGCATCGCGGTGAAAGCCGAAAACTGTGTGCGATCATGCAACAGACCACCATTTGTATTCCTCACCCGGATTAATCCCTGATGGGCAGCGACTATTCAGCACTGAACTTTGATTTGGGAGAGATCGCCGACATGCTTCGGGCGAGTGTTCGCGAGTTTGCTGCGAATGAGATTCAGCCGCGAGCTGCCGACATTGACCAGTCCAACGAATTTCCGTCCGATCTGTGGAAGAAGCTGGGCGACATGGGACTGCTTGGCATCACGGTCGAGGAAAAATTCGGTGGAGCCGGTATGGGTTACCTGGAACATGTCGTCGCCATGGAGGAAATAAGCCGCGCTTCGGCATCTGTCGGTC from Acidiferrobacterales bacterium encodes the following:
- a CDS encoding PaaI family thioesterase, which translates into the protein MTNNFKALNPDYESKVRQSFVEQGIMKLMGATIRDVGPGRCIIELPFNEKLTQQDGFFHAGATSTIADSAGGYAALTLMPADSQTLTVEFKINLLVPASGDRLCAEATVIKAGKTLTVSNIEVFSHRGESRKLCAIMQQTTICIPHPD
- a CDS encoding methylmalonyl-CoA mutase family protein, translated to MVFVDLKAVNYSDVRTLRILDYRTDRMMAISAERIRLVHDTDETQIPLRFVTATSLFDGHDASINVIRRILQSSGVEVVHLGHNRSVREIVSTAIQEDADGIAVSSYQGGHIEFFKYIIDMLEECGRRDIKVFGGGGGVIVPDEIRELHDYGVARIYSPGDGQKSGLQGMVDDMIDRCRSDSTISHPLTADSLDCDDTRDLALLISAIERGDPQAIAYLDAHREQVSVPRVLGITGTGGSGKSSLTDELVQRFRLYCEPDTRIAILAVDPTRKKTGGALLGDRIRLNAIDSSQVFVRSLATRNAGGAIPSFLNDVIRACSIWGFNLVVVETPGIGQGDSSVVPYVDKTVYVMTPEFGSASQLEKIDMLDFADLVVINKFDAKGAQDAYRDVCKQVQRNQAAFDRPAQSMPVYGTISSRFSDDGVTALFQKIVKLLDVPRNSDTFPAELTSKVSSDRHSIIPPSRIGYLGEIVETVRDYHKKVESLSQLAREIQQLRACVQMLREADVGDPSALAGLADERELLLDTDAAELIKQWPQRVDAVRFEMSQSNVRDAPKMFYETISGTRIPKISVPHFHDHGDLLSWLMRENLPGSFPYTGGVFSFKRKDEDPTRMFAGEGGPHKTNRRFKLLSEHSAAKRLSTAFDSVSLYGFDPDERPDIYGKVGNSGVSVATLDDMKVLYSDFDLCSRQTSVSMTINGPAPTYLAMLLNTAIDQQVDAFEAKHDRKPDSDEYESLRANALRSVRGTVQADILKEDQGQNTCIFSTEFSLKVMGDIQEYFIANEVCNFYSVSISGYHIAEAGANPISQLAFTLANAFTYVEMYLARGMHIDDFASNLSFFFSNGMDAEYTVMGRVARRIWAVTMKEKYGANEKSRRLKYHIQTSGRSLHAQEINFNDIRTTLQALIAVYDNCNSLHTNAYDEAITTPTQESVRRAMAIQLIINKEWGLAQNDNSNQGSFIVEELTDLVEEAVLCEFESISQRGGVLGAMETGYQRGCIQDQSLHYERLKHDGTLPIVGVNMFQNPEVEQQQDTELARSTDQEKRSQLERLHDFHERHRGESAAAIASLQAAVVENRNVFAELMSAVRSCSVGQITSALFEVGGKFRRNM
- a CDS encoding nitronate monooxygenase: MGTKLPVLLAPMAGACPPELSISVANAGGLGACGVLLMSPEQIVQWCSDFRASSDGPFQLNNWIPDPAPVRDDCEERRVVDFLSQFSGETQPEVAEITAPEFNAQCDAMLESKPRVISSIMGIYPDEFITRMKSQGILWFATVTTVAEALEAQQAGADVIVAQGVEAGGHRGTFRAQDAQQSLAGLFSLIPAIADSVHLPIVATGGIADARGVAAALMLGASAVQIGTGFLRCPQAAIPSAWADEIGKSAPDGTMLTRSFTGRLGRSIATAYTKASAASDAPDPRPYPVQRALTKQMTTAGRRDNDLDRIQAWAGQSASLARAVAADKLTRDLWNGALNLLA
- a CDS encoding substrate-binding domain-containing protein; the protein is MNRFANEILIAVGLACSLLASVGMAADPIIGLVTKTEDNPFFVEIKDTVLHHADELGIKIYTFAGEYDGDSAKQIEAIETLVDAGVAGILISPSDPAALADAVSKARQAGVIVIAIDTLFEPTQLADATFATDNFRAGELIGMWAKAYMGSAAKNANVVTLDGAGTNVTVDLLRNQGFLSGFGVGIRDPGTMYDEDDERIVGSGATFGSEEGGRSVMQSLLQNNPQIDLVYAINEPAAAGAYAALQESKVDDDAVIVSIDGGCDGVNKVADGELNATVMQFPQRMAVYGIEAVVNFVKNGKMPDNTPGLDFFDTGVTLVTDTPVPGIPSITAQQALMHCWG